Proteins found in one Blastocatellia bacterium genomic segment:
- the rtcA gene encoding RNA 3'-terminal phosphate cyclase, producing the protein MKQIQIDGSFGEGGGQILRTSLAMAALLGCEVEITNIRRGRKTPGLQPQHLTAVRAIKEVTQGKTLGEELGGEFLIFTPGTITSGTYEFDVSKVKASAGSVSLIFQTVLPALLFAPGPTRLLLKGGTHVPWSPPTTYLERVFLPLLQRMNGRATLRTVKWGWYPRGGGVVEAEIEPTDSLGAITLTERGPLVRIEGRAVVSRLPLSVAERECRRFLQRL; encoded by the coding sequence ATGAAGCAGATACAGATTGATGGCAGTTTCGGCGAGGGGGGTGGCCAGATTCTCCGAACGAGTCTGGCGATGGCGGCACTTCTGGGCTGCGAGGTTGAGATCACCAATATTCGCCGGGGTCGAAAAACGCCGGGGCTTCAACCGCAGCATCTCACGGCCGTCCGGGCGATCAAAGAGGTGACTCAAGGAAAGACGCTCGGCGAAGAACTCGGCGGCGAGTTCCTGATCTTCACCCCGGGCACAATCACCAGCGGAACCTATGAGTTCGATGTCAGCAAGGTGAAAGCGAGCGCCGGATCGGTGAGCTTGATTTTTCAGACGGTCCTGCCGGCGCTGTTATTTGCACCGGGGCCGACCCGGCTCCTCCTCAAGGGGGGAACGCATGTTCCCTGGAGTCCGCCCACGACCTATCTCGAGCGGGTCTTTCTTCCTCTGCTCCAGCGGATGAACGGTCGAGCGACGCTGCGCACCGTAAAATGGGGATGGTATCCGCGCGGGGGAGGCGTGGTGGAAGCGGAAATTGAACCTACGGATTCCCTGGGAGCGATCACCCTCACAGAGCGAGGCCCCCTCGTTCGGATCGAAGGGCGGGCCGTCGTCTCGCGCCTGCCGCTGTCGGTCGCCGAGCGAGAGTGTCGGCGGTTTCTCCAGCGGCTC
- a CDS encoding carboxypeptidase regulatory-like domain-containing protein, producing MRRLMRRLMALSALALLLGMSLAAPGRAQEITGTITGFVKDTTGAVVPGVEVRIRNTATGLERRVVTSSEGEYTATLLPIGIYEVLVEAPGFKKAAVRDIKLSVNDRLRVDVTLEVGQITETITVVGEVPAVQTETAEVGTVITGTLVKEMPLNGRSLFQLVALQPGVSAAGAIVSGRVGVGLDNLASVNVNGARASQNNWLIDGADNVDTGSNLAVINYISVDSVAEFKILRGNYSAEFGRSAGGQINVVTKSGTNTFHGGAFEFWRNDIMDARNFFSTLDRDRDGKADPALLRYHNFGWNLGGPIKRDKLFFFFNQEVRRVRTVRGGGVVITRVPTERQRRGDFSEFPSVVIRDPLTGQPFPGNIIPPDRIDPNARALLSLFPLPNSDPAVLGGNRNFSAAAPSGRNYREELIRVDYNLSDRHKFFARFIHDSIPSTEPFGEIFGTNNAAFPGVADTKTNIPGRNLVAEWNWIPSPTLVNNLAFNYSRGAIVSEITGRASRKIPGLNIPEIFPENPAGVLPGISFGSGGYGGFNFFGPYDNNYGSYRLKDTVSLVRGKHTLKMGILLSWEFKNENAASGTNGAFVFPGTSSAVFTSTGDAFADFLLGRASSYTESDIDITSHLRYDMYEAFIQDDWKATPNLTLNLGLRWSFIRPPYDTENVLTNFDPTLFNPARAYQIDASGNRIPGTGDPLNGIVIAGRNSPFGRRVVDSHWDTFGPRFGFAWDPFGTGKTAIRGGYGIYFDRTLVGIALQNAFVNPPFVTTAQFLAAGAAGTPTLSNPSGGAQRNEEAIVRSLISMSPEFLVPTVQHWSFGIQRELWWGLSVDAAYVGNHGTHLLRAVRINQTPPGTPSPPAAYARFRGWGLITERQTSASSRYDSFQLGLNKRLSQGLQFGVAYTLSKVITDSPDDRTTIAQDVRNLRLDRGLASYDKTHVFVANFLYELPFFRQARGVVYNILGGWQVGGIVRGESGTPLTIFISPNRANSFFGGSQRPDLVGDPRGPKTVRQWFNTAAFALPALNTFGNAGRSIVRGPGLHLWDLSLYKRFRVTESVGMQFRAEFFNAFNHTNFSGVGTTLGTPTFGQVTSALSPREVQLGLRIEF from the coding sequence ATGAGAAGACTAATGCGACGTTTGATGGCACTCTCTGCGCTCGCACTGCTGCTGGGGATGAGCCTGGCAGCACCAGGTCGCGCGCAGGAGATCACCGGAACGATTACCGGTTTCGTCAAGGACACGACCGGTGCGGTTGTTCCCGGTGTGGAAGTCCGAATCCGTAACACGGCCACCGGGCTGGAACGACGGGTCGTCACAAGCAGCGAGGGCGAGTATACGGCGACGCTGCTGCCCATCGGGATCTATGAGGTTCTCGTCGAAGCGCCCGGTTTCAAGAAAGCGGCCGTGCGAGACATCAAACTTTCCGTCAATGACCGATTGCGGGTGGACGTCACGCTCGAGGTCGGTCAGATTACGGAAACGATCACGGTAGTTGGCGAAGTACCGGCGGTTCAAACCGAGACGGCGGAAGTCGGCACAGTCATCACGGGCACGCTGGTCAAAGAGATGCCCCTCAACGGCCGAAGCCTTTTCCAACTGGTTGCGCTGCAACCGGGCGTGTCGGCTGCGGGAGCCATCGTCAGCGGGCGCGTCGGTGTCGGTTTGGATAATCTGGCTTCGGTCAACGTCAATGGCGCCCGCGCGTCGCAAAATAATTGGCTCATAGATGGAGCTGACAACGTGGATACGGGCTCCAACCTGGCAGTCATCAACTACATCAGCGTGGACAGCGTGGCCGAGTTCAAGATCCTCCGGGGCAACTATAGCGCGGAGTTCGGTCGGAGCGCCGGCGGGCAGATCAACGTGGTGACCAAGAGCGGAACCAACACCTTTCATGGTGGAGCCTTCGAGTTCTGGCGCAATGACATCATGGATGCGCGGAATTTCTTCAGCACGCTGGATCGAGATCGAGACGGGAAGGCTGATCCGGCCCTGCTGCGATATCACAATTTCGGTTGGAACCTCGGTGGACCGATCAAGCGCGACAAGCTCTTCTTCTTTTTCAACCAGGAGGTGCGGCGAGTTCGCACCGTGCGTGGTGGGGGTGTCGTAATTACGCGGGTGCCGACCGAGCGTCAACGGCGCGGCGACTTCAGCGAGTTCCCGTCGGTGGTGATTCGTGATCCCCTCACGGGCCAACCGTTCCCCGGAAACATCATTCCTCCGGACCGAATAGATCCGAATGCCCGAGCGCTGCTGTCCCTCTTCCCTCTGCCCAATTCCGATCCGGCGGTTCTGGGCGGCAATCGAAACTTCTCGGCAGCCGCGCCGAGCGGTCGAAACTATCGTGAGGAGCTGATCCGCGTGGATTATAATCTGTCGGATCGTCACAAATTCTTCGCCCGCTTCATTCACGACAGCATTCCCTCGACCGAACCCTTCGGGGAGATCTTCGGCACCAACAATGCCGCTTTCCCCGGTGTTGCCGATACGAAGACCAACATTCCTGGACGAAACCTGGTAGCCGAGTGGAACTGGATTCCGTCGCCCACCCTGGTGAACAATCTGGCATTCAATTACTCCCGGGGGGCAATCGTCAGCGAGATCACCGGGCGGGCTTCGCGAAAGATTCCGGGGTTGAACATCCCGGAAATCTTTCCCGAAAATCCAGCGGGAGTGTTGCCGGGAATCTCGTTTGGCTCCGGGGGCTATGGCGGATTCAACTTCTTCGGTCCTTACGATAACAACTATGGCTCCTATCGCCTCAAGGATACGGTCTCGCTCGTCCGGGGCAAGCATACCCTTAAGATGGGCATCCTTCTCTCCTGGGAATTCAAGAACGAGAATGCCGCCAGTGGCACTAACGGGGCGTTCGTTTTTCCCGGGACGTCGTCGGCTGTCTTCACTTCGACGGGAGATGCCTTCGCTGACTTTCTCCTGGGGCGCGCGTCATCCTACACCGAATCGGACATTGATATCACCTCTCACCTTCGCTACGACATGTACGAAGCGTTCATTCAGGATGACTGGAAGGCCACGCCCAACCTGACGCTCAACCTCGGTCTCCGCTGGTCGTTCATTCGTCCGCCCTACGATACCGAGAATGTGCTGACGAATTTCGACCCGACCCTCTTCAATCCGGCCCGGGCCTATCAGATTGATGCCAGTGGCAACCGAATCCCCGGAACGGGCGATCCTCTCAATGGCATTGTGATTGCGGGACGGAACTCTCCTTTCGGACGTCGGGTTGTGGATTCGCACTGGGACACGTTCGGGCCTCGATTCGGCTTTGCGTGGGATCCCTTCGGTACCGGGAAGACGGCGATTCGCGGCGGCTATGGCATCTACTTCGACCGGACGCTTGTGGGGATTGCCTTGCAGAATGCGTTTGTCAATCCTCCCTTTGTGACGACCGCTCAATTTCTCGCTGCCGGTGCTGCGGGAACACCGACGTTGTCCAATCCCTCGGGAGGGGCTCAACGGAATGAGGAGGCGATCGTTCGCAGCCTGATCTCCATGAGCCCGGAGTTTCTGGTACCGACGGTTCAGCACTGGAGTTTCGGGATTCAGCGAGAGCTGTGGTGGGGACTGTCGGTGGATGCAGCTTATGTCGGCAATCACGGAACGCATCTGTTACGTGCCGTGCGCATCAACCAGACCCCGCCGGGCACGCCGTCTCCTCCGGCGGCCTATGCCCGATTCCGCGGCTGGGGACTGATCACCGAACGGCAGACCTCGGCCAGTTCTCGATATGATTCGTTCCAGCTCGGCCTGAACAAGCGGCTCTCGCAGGGTCTGCAATTCGGTGTCGCCTACACGCTGTCGAAGGTCATCACGGATTCTCCCGACGATCGCACGACCATCGCCCAGGATGTGCGGAACCTTCGGTTGGATCGCGGATTGGCGTCCTACGATAAGACGCATGTTTTCGTGGCGAATTTCCTCTACGAGCTGCCGTTCTTCCGTCAAGCGCGAGGTGTTGTTTACAACATCCTCGGCGGTTGGCAGGTGGGTGGCATCGTGCGGGGCGAATCGGGCACGCCCTTGACGATCTTCATCTCTCCCAATCGGGCGAATTCGTTCTTCGGAGGCTCACAGCGGCCCGATCTCGTTGGGGATCCGCGAGGCCCCAAGACGGTGCGCCAGTGGTTCAATACGGCGGCTTTTGCGCTGCCGGCGCTCAATACCTTCGGCAACGCCGGACGCAGCATCGTTCGCGGTCCGGGGCTCCACCTGTGGGACCTCTCGCTCTACAAGCGGTTCCGCGTGACCGAATCCGTGGGTATGCAGTTCCGGGCGGAGTTCTTCAATGCCTTCAACCACACCAATTTCTCCGGCGTGGGAACGACGCTGGGAACTCCTACGTTTGGCCAGGTCACGTCGGCGCTCAGTCCGCGCGAGGTCCAGCTTGGCCTGAGAATTGAATTCTGA